The nucleotide window TCGGTTTGGTGAATGTTTGCTGACAGCAGGTAAAATCCTCCTACATTTCTCATTTCAATGCATAGGAAAACAATAACAcctgctgccacctagtggccagttatcaaaagtgcacaataggaaatgctttatattttaacaaatttatgGGGGCATTAGGGTCGAACTgaggaatgatttataaataaattccttAAAGTTACAGGGAAGATGCTGAGTAAGGTGACCCACTGGCCCTATTATATGTCTTTAGGACTTCAAACAACCACCTACCATTATTTCCGTTGTACTGGCATACAGCAGGAGGAGTGAGTCTCTGTAGCTTTCAAATTAATTAGTAGTGTATCCCTAATATTCAATACTTGTCATTCACAATGAGATCTGTAAGTATCCTGCAGGGGTGATGCGTGTGTAATATGAAATCATTGCTTTAGAGGTATGCCTTTTTTTGAATTTGTCGTAGAAAATAGCGTTTTACTATAGTATCCTCATTGGGTAGAGAaaacaacaggaagtgagtggaAATTTAGACAGCTGTATTCAGAACAGCTATCTCCATTGACAACCATTGAGCTGGCAACATCTGtgtctccctctagtggtcaaaGGAAGCAAAGCTTCTTCTCTACAAAAAACTAggatttttgttttaggcactaaactgaaaagtgcctaaaacaaaaatccacttaccttcagggcagtccaatccaatccgccatcccggcatccgtccccgagctggcgctccaggcgccgccatcctctctttttccgggttcttcttcctatgtcacccgaaccaggcgtgagatcgggtgacgtaggttgggaaaGAAAGGTTtccgatctcattgcgcatgcgtgagatcggcaaatttttctttgtgcacgaaaaggctccttctgtgcatgcccgagatgctcaggcatgcgccgaaggagcacccaagagcttcccgggatgtgtgacataggtatcccaggctttgcgctcccattcattgggAATTTGGGGctggtgctgcatccttttttttgttcaaaaccTAAACTTGCACTTAAAATAtatgcacctaaaaaaaataaacaacagtaattttactttaatataaaagggctgtctacccttttatgtaaagtgaaatttctgagtttaggtacgcttaaatTTCTCTTTGAAATGTCACATGACTGGCTGGTAAACCAATCCTCTGGCATGTTGTCAGTTGCTCCGCCTTCCTCCCCCAGGCTGCTTTTCTCTGACACCTCCCAGGCATGCAGAATGTTCACAGGGAATCAGTGTCCCCATATTTCAGGTGTCACCGATGTAATAaaaattgcacaatttttttatgataatgCAGCAGATGGATGCCTGAGGACGTTAAGatagaaaaacaattttctgtaCTGTATAAGGTTTCTAAATCATCAAACTTATAATCTTCCTCCTTCAGGGGCAAACCCGGGCGTGGATGAAGAGCTTTGCCGCAGGATTGGTGCTCAGCTGGCAGAGCTGGGTGATAGGTTTGAGAAGGAAGCGCTGATCAAGCAGGAGGTGGTGGAGGGTCTCGTTCATGATATCCTCACTGAATCACTGACAGAGGACGTACGTATTAACACAAAGTGCTGCTTATgtccccctcctagattgtaagctctttagggcagggtcctctcctcctcctgtgtcactgtccgtatctgtctgtcatttgcaacccctatttaatgtacagtgctgtgtattatgttggcactatataaatcctgtttaatattattaaaatgtccCAGAATTCCCTGGACAGCCAGGTGTCTGCAGGACAGGTGCACCGCCCAACCCTGAAACGGTGTTACCTTGTGAAATTAGCattaattatgtaaatgtatacatcTGGTTGTATCAGAGTCCCCTAACACTGTATGTGCATCGCTGCTCATGTCACAGGTCAGGCTAACAGGTAGACAAAGATTTAGCAGTGCAGCCGAAGTCCCTGCGTTACATTAATGCTCTCTCTGTGTTGTTTGTGTCGTTTCAGCGGTTTAAGACGCAGGTGCAATCCCTGCTGAAAAACATACCGGCTGGCATTGAGCAGGAAAAGGCCTCCATTGCAATCGCCATGTTGCTGACCAGCAAAGTCGGAAAGAACCTTCCCTCTCTCCTGCAGAGCTGCTTTTGTACTTCTGTAAACTTTATTGAGAGAAACTTCACCACATACATACGGGGCCTGGCTGCACAGGTAAGAAAGTGCTGCTCCCTCTCACCCACTgccataaattataatacaagcTTTAAATGGAGTTTTGGATTGTGCTGGTTTCAATTCTGTAAagcatctttatttttacttgtgatcttgccagtaacacattttctgtcctagggtgacaacacttactgtattgtatctatagaggggcagtgttgtcattctaggacagGGTTACAAAACACCTCCCATTTCTtctttataacataggggaaaGAGATTTGTGGTCTTTATAGAAGAATAATTGATATAAGTGCAGTACAAGAAGAATACAGCAAGTGCTGTATTCTTGCTGAAAGTGCTGAAAGTGTGATCATATAGAAGTTCATTGATAAGagttttttacactttaaactaGAAACCCAAAAGTTAAAAAACTGCAGACATGCAGGTCCTTTACTGCAAAAGGCCCAGGCgatgtctcatctgcaataaaataactttacccgTCTGATCTGATCACAATAATTTAATTGCTCTTACCTGTTCTTGCTTGGGCCCAGACGCCTCCATCCTCACCCATTCTTCTTGCTGGAGTTGGTTCTTCACCGTTGGCCGCCCAGCATGATATAACTCCCGCATGGCTGccttcattcagtcccggcagcctCAGGGGAAGTAAGGATGAGCCACATGTGCAGctcttttcctttctgcaataaagttctGCCTGGCGGctcattttaaaagctttaaagacCAGACGTTCCATTGTGTCTCCATGTGtctgacatttattaataaaaattctgtgtgtgcAAGGGCAGTGAGCcaaatcctaaaatgtttttatttctccagAGGTGAAGGATATCGGAGGCTGGGAAGCCGGGTTATTCCCTATGAGCTCACCTGCTGACGCCTGTGCCAATAGACTCCGACAGAGGGAGGGGAACAAAGTTTACCGAAAATTAATTTCCGTTTTAAAAACTTGACTCTATGTTATGTTTGTTTGTAGCCAGCTGTATAGATTGTAGAAAatgcttaggaaaaaaaatgtgttgttagcACACATCACATCGCAAAGTGCATCTCACGCTGAAAGCAATACTGAAAAGCACAGGATGGGGGGTAGCCATGTTTTGTATGACTCCAAACTCCGTACACCAGCAACACTCACACTCAGGTGCTATTTATATTAGTTGATAGAATATTTAGAAGCTGCTAAAAACATCGACAGCTGGGTGAACATTAGAACAAAACTCAATAATTATTctgataaagagaacctgtcatgatgTAGGCTGCAAATTGCTGATCTCCAACAATAGTAATCCCAGAGACAACAACTTCACTTGGTGCCGGTCAGTGATGCGGAGTAGTGAAACTGGAGGATTAACATCTTCAGTGGGAGGTCAGCCATTTATTTGGCTTTATTTCACATTTAAGGTCATTCTTGCCCTTTGAGTAGTTAGTGTTTTCTATGGTTACAATTCCCGATATTTCTTATTATTGTGTTCAGAACGttcctgaaaaaatgtttttcattattcatctgctaaataataaaaaaaaaatgaatttgagtttttttttttatttatagaattagCACTTTGAAATACTCTGTGTGTGGGGCAATATTATATTAAGAATACCAGATGGGATATAGAATTCTGTACCCTTTCTGGGgagttttgtgttgttttaggTAACATTTTCCATTGGCCTAACATACAAATGTTACGTGGATGTACACTACAGTGGAAGATATGGCTGCAAAATATTCTGCAAATCATTTTCTAGAATGAAtaactataataattatattatctgCAGGATATGAGGGGTAATTATGGGAATCTTGTTGTGGTGTATTTATCTGACAAAATCCTCTGCTAACAAAAATCATCTTTCCCAGGAGTCATTAGTGAGGGGAACAAACATGTCTGGTTTACTATGAGTTATTGACAAGTCTGTAAGTTCACAGTGTTTGATGATTCTCTGTACCAAGAGCAagcagaaatgtgaaaataacattacttttattttattggtataaatGTTGTAGACCATTTAGAatacctattttatattttatagcacTTTTATTATCACATGCCATTCTGGGAATTGTATAAAAGCTGAGCCTAAGCCCATAAAGGTGACACCTGAACTCCAGAGAGttcaatgaatatattttatgagCTGTGCTGCCATCTTGTGCTGGCTGTGGGTAACTGCAGATCATTCTGTAACTGATCACCTGTTGCTATCACATGAAGAatgaatacaaagcaaaaaaaaggtttaggttATTTAGTG belongs to Pyxicephalus adspersus chromosome 2, UCB_Pads_2.0, whole genome shotgun sequence and includes:
- the BID gene encoding BH3-interacting domain death agonist is translated as MTVELILLTFLEKQKDQTSEYKEAVKSLAQIIDRDGNLETDGIPNYRFLMEDNGANPGVDEELCRRIGAQLAELGDRFEKEALIKQEVVEGLVHDILTESLTEDRFKTQVQSLLKNIPAGIEQEKASIAIAMLLTSKVGKNLPSLLQSCFCTSVNFIERNFTTYIRGLAAQR